From Anopheles funestus chromosome 3RL, idAnoFuneDA-416_04, whole genome shotgun sequence, a single genomic window includes:
- the LOC125769542 gene encoding LOW QUALITY PROTEIN: CD109 antigen-like (The sequence of the model RefSeq protein was modified relative to this genomic sequence to represent the inferred CDS: substituted 1 base at 1 genomic stop codon), which yields MWPCVRPLMVIIFVGAAHGILVVGPKFIRANQDYTVVISNFNTDLNMVDLMLRIEGHTEDGQNVLNITKSVDVQKQTNRVINFNMPKDLSTGYYKITIDGQRGFSFHKEVDLVFLSKTTSGLIQIDKPVFKPGDKVQFRVIVLDAELKPPSRTTVQVTIRDSQNNVVRQWSSARLYAGVFENNLQIAPTPMLGIWNISVLVDGEVLVSKTFEVKEYVLSSFDVEVVPTVIPLEEHQSLSLTIAANYHFRKPVKGHVKVELYLEDDKRDQVKEFEMSGIGQVTLRFNEVLELFNDQQDVLVKTTFIEQDTNRTVVKESQITVYKYPYRVKLIKETPRFRPAQPFKCTLQFRYHDGTPAKGVTGKVEVMEVGYETTATTDDKGRILLELSPSDSTDTMIVYFSNDDDGFFFNEQVDKVEVLTDAYLKLELKSPIKLNRKLRLMVTCSERMTFFIYYIVSKGNIIESGFMRPNRQKKYPLELDATEKMIPKAKIIVATVAEQTVIYDFVDIDFEELPYNFELSIGKQNVKPGEQIELRMSGRPGAYVGLAAYDKSLLYYNANHDISWEDVMQLFKGFHAIDENEFDMFDSTGLFVRTWDNIEFSGSHDMSARAALQIYNTIHQLNQYRTNFAESWLWKNVTISRPIPHTIYEVVPDSTTSWYLTGFAIDPEYGFGIIKNPIEFTTILPFYIIENLPYSIKRGEVVELQFTLFNNLEREYIAEVTLHNVFQQMEFIGRPMEDLSYTKSVIVPPRVGVPISFLVKARSLGEMAVRVNTTIKAGQESDALEKVIRVTPESLLQHKIDSRFFCFDTHANHTFLINTDFEWPKADEGSKKIELRLNSNLLQTLTITNLDDLLTDPWGNREQDMITLAPNIAVLDYLHAIGSKEENLIYKAKRFSHRSYYNEMRYAWIHGLLGVQKNDGGSVFLTAFVVKFMQTTSKHINIYDVARVEKAYDWLASKQDSSGRFDEVSDVINKDMKGGLGNGITMTSFVVTALLENEKAKEKHAAVIQKTMSYLSSNLEDIQHPYDLSIATYALMLYGHEKKTVTLEKLIALSTRRNIGNDMERYWNTTNSIETTAYALLSFVLAGKYEDGIPVMRWLVNQRYVTRSFPRTQDTFVGLKALTKLAEKISPSRNNYTIHLKFSNETQYLHVNSEDNEIVYFKDIPGDTKWIETNVEGIGAGMLEVIYHYSLNLVNFVQRFKLDVETQNTASDYELRLKVCANIIWRTFDDRSNMALIEVTFPSGYVVDQNPISEQTSINPIRHTEIRYGGTSVVVYYNNMGIERNCFTATAYRRFKVALKRPAYVIVYDYYDPNLNAIKLYEVDXQEVCEICDEGDCSKECKKRVS from the exons ATGTGGCCGTGCGTAAGGCCATTAATGGTGATAATCTTCGTAGGTGCTGCTCATGG AATACTGGTTGTGGGTCCAAAATTCATTCGGGCCAACCAGGACTATACGGTTGTGATCAGTAATTTTAACACCGATCTCAACATGGTGGACCTGATGTTACGAATCGAAGGACACACGGAGGATGGTCAAAATGTTCTTAACATAACGAAGTCGGTTGACGTtcagaaacaaacgaacagaGTGATCAACTTCAAT ATGCCTAAAGACTTATCAACTGGATATTACAAAATTACCATTGACGGACAACGTGGCTTTAGCTTTCACAAGGAAGTCGATTTGGTGTTCCTCAGCAAAACCACATCTGGTTTAATACAAATTGATAAGCCCGTGTTCAAACCAGGCGATAAGGTTCAATTTCGGGTGATAGTGCTGGACGCTGAGTTGAAACCTCCTTCGCGTACAACAGTTCAAGTGACGATCCGCGATTCTCAAAACAATGTAGTTCGGCAGTGGTCCTCGGCAAGATTGTACGCCGGAGTGTTTGAGAATAACCTTCAAATCGCCCCAACTCCAATGCTCGGTATATGGAACATCTCGGTATTGGTCGACGGAGAAGTACTCGTGTCCAAGACATTCGAGGTGAAGGAGTATGTGTTGTCCTCGTTTGACGTAGAGGTGGTACCAACCGTTATTCCTCTGGAGGAGCACCAAAGTTTGAGTCTGACGATAGCAGCCAACTATCACTTCCGAAAACCAGTGAAAGGGCATGTCAAGGTGGAGCTGTACTTGGAGGACGATAAGCGGGATCAGGTGAAAGAGTTCGAAATGTCCGGGATAGGACAGGTGACTCTCCGTTTCAATGAAGTACTGGAACTGTTCAACGATCAACAGGATGTACTTGTAAAGACGACCTTCATCGAGCAGGACACAA ATCGGACTGTGGTGAAAGAATCTCAAATCACTGTGTACAAATATCCGTACCGCGTTAAACTGATCAAGGAAACTCCGCGATTCCGTCCAGCTCAACCCTTTAAGTGTACGCTTCAGTTCCGATATCACGATGGAACCCCTGCTAAAGGTGTCACCGGTAAGGTGGAAGTGATGGAGGTCGGATACGAAACAACCGCCACTACCGACGATAAAGGAAGAATCTTACTGGAGTTGAGTCCCAGCGACAGTACAGACACGATGATTGTATAC TTTtctaacgatgatgatggattTTTCTTTAACGAACAAGTGGACAAAGTGGAAGTCTTGACGGATGCTTATCTAAAACTGGAATTAAAATCTCC CATTAAATTGAACCGAAAGTTACGACTTATGGTTACATGCAGCGAACGTATGACCTTCTTTATATACTACATTGTGTCGAAGGGCAACATCATTGAATCCGGTTTCATGAGACCGAACAGGCAGAAGAAATATCCCTTAGAATTGGATGCCACCGAGAAAATGATACCGAAGGCAAAAATTATCGTAGCTACTGTAGCGGAACAAACAGTAATTTACGACTTTGTGGACATCGATTTTGAAGAATTGCCATATAAT tttgaaTTGAGCATAGGTAAGCAGAATGTTAAGCCGGGAGAGCAAATCGAACTCCGAATGTCTGGACGGCCGGGAGCGTATGTGGGATTGGCTGCTTACGACAAAAGTTTGCTGTACTACAATGCGAACCATGATATATCCTGGGAGGACGTTATGCAACTATTTAAAGGATTTCATGCGATCGATGAGAATGAGTTTGACATGTTTGAT AGCACAGGACTGTTCGTGAGGACGTGGGATAACATCGAGTTCAGTGGATCCCACGATATGTCGGCACGTGCTGCGCTGCAGATCTACAATACGATCCACCAGCTGAATCAATACCGGACAAACTTTGCAGAATCGTGGTTATGGAAGAATGTGACCATTAGCAGACCTATACCGCATACGATTTACGAGGTTGTACCAGATTCGACCACATCCTGGTACTTGACGGGATTCGCGATTGATCCGGAGTATGGTTTTGGCATCATCAAAAACCCCATTGAGTTCACAACGATCCTACCATTCTACATCATTGAGAATCTTCCGTATTCGATCAAACGAGGTGAAGTCGTCGAGTTGCAGTTTACACTGTTTAACAATCTTGAAAGAGAGTACATCGCTGAAGTGACCCTGCATAATGTATTCCAGCAGATGGAATTTATTGGACGACCTATGGAAG ATCTCAGCTACACCAAATCCGTAATCGTTCCTCCGAGGGTTGGCGTACCGATCTCGTTTCTGGTGAAGGCACGATCGCTCGGAGAGATGGCGGTACGCGTGAATACAACGATCAAGGCCGGACAAGAATCGGACGCACTGGAAAAAGTGATCCGAGTTACGCCAGAAAGTCTGCTACAACACAAAATTGATTCGCGGTTCTTCTGCTTCGATACACACGCCAATCATACCTTCCTCATTAATACAGATTTCGAATGGCCGAAGGCAGACGAAGGTTCGAAAAAGATTGAGTTGCGACTGAATT CCAATCTGCTTCAAACTCTTACTATAACAAACTTGGATGATCTGCTTACTGACCCGTGGGGTAATCGAGAGCAGGACATGATTACCTTGGCACCAAACATCGCTGTGCTCGACTACTTACATGCAATTGGTTCGAAGGAAGAGAATCTCATTTATAAAGCTAAAAGGTTTTCGCACCGCAGCTATTACAATGAGATGCGTTATGCTTGGATACATGGTTTATTAGGTGTGCAGAAAAATGATGGTGGTAGCGTGTTTCTTACTGCTTTCGTCGTAAAATTCATGCAAACTACGTCGAAACATATAAACATTTATGATGTGGCTAGGGTCGAGAAGGCTTATGATTGGCTTGCTTCGAAGCAAGACAGCTCGGGAAGATTCGATGAGGTCAGTGACGTGATCAACAAAGATATGAAAGGTGGTCTGGGTAACGGCATTACAATGACCTCGTTTGTGGTGACAGCGCTTCTAGAGAACGAGAAAGCTAAAGAAAAGCACGCGGCAGTGATCCAAAAGACAATGAGTTATCTAAGTTCGAACTTGGAAGACATCCAACATCCTTACGATCTGTCCATTGCGACCTACGCGTTGATGTTGTACGGACATGAAAAGAAGACTGTAACGTTAGAAAAGCTCATCGCTCTTTCTACTCGCAGAAATATCGGTAACGATATGGAACGGTACTGGAACACGACCAACAGTATAGAGACGACCGCGTATGCGTTGTTGTCATTTGTATTAGCGGGGAAATATGAGGACGGTATTCCGGTGATGCGATGGCTAGTGAATCAACGCTATGTTACCAGAAGCTTCCCACGCACTCAGGACACCTTCGTAGGACTAAAGGCATTGACAAAGTTGGCAGAAAAAATCTCTCCCTCACGAAACAACTACACCATACACTTGAAATTCAGCAACGAAACCCAATATCTCCACGTAAACTCCGAAGATAACGAAATTGTCTACTTTAAAGATATACCGGGGGACACAAAGTGGATAGAGACCAATGTTGAAGGTATCGGGGCCGGAATGTTGGAGGTGATCTATCACTACAGTTTAAATCTCGTCAACTTCGTGCAGCGATTCAAGCTGGATGTAGAGACACAAAACACGGCCTCCGACTACGAGCTGCGACTGAAGGTGTGTGCTAACATCATATGGAGAACATTCGATGATCGTTCCAACATGGCGCTGATCGAGGTGACCTTCCCTAGCGGATACGTTGTCGATCAGAATCCCATCAGCGAGCAGACTTCTATCAATCCAATACGG CACACCGAAATTAGGTACGGTGGAACATCCGTTGTTGTGTATTACAACAACATGGGCATCGAACGGAACTGCTTCACCGCGACGGCTTACAGACGGTTCAAGGTGGCTCTGAAGCGTCCAGCATATGTGATCGTGTACGATTACTACGATCCCA attTGAATGCCATTAAATTATACGAAGTGGATTAACAGGAAGTTTGCGAAATATGCGATGAAGGTGATTGTTCCAAGGAATGCAAGAAAAGAGTATCTTAA